GGCGCTGTTCATCCGCTACTTCCTGACCGTCAGCACGCCGGTGCCCGAAGCCCATCAGGATGCGGCACGCGCCCAGGGCAAGGTGCGCTTCGAGCAGTTCGTCGAACAGTTGGGTCGCCACCTTCTGCGTGGCCGCAGTCTGGTGCGCGACGTGGTGGAGGAACTGCACCCCGATCCGATGCAGATGGATGACGCAGCAGCGATGGCCTCCGCCCATGAACGAACTGCGGAGCGTGCGTCATGAGTGCCGTTCCACAGATCCAGCCCGAACCTCGCTCATCCGCAGCAGCGTCCCAGGATCGCCGCATCCAGATGCTGCGCACTGCAATGGGGCCGCTGATCGCCGCTGCGCTCGAAGACCCGGATGTGGTGGAAATCATGCTCAACCCCGATCGCACCCTGTGGGTGGATCGGCTGTCGTCGGGTCGCTCGCCGCTGGGCGTGGAGATGCCCGAGGCCGATGGTGAACGCATCATCCGCCTGGTCGCCGCGCATGTCGGCGCGGGAGGTGCATCGCGGCCAGCCGCTCTTGACCGCCGAGTTGCCGGAAACCGGCGAGCGTTTCGAGGGCATCCTGCCTCCGGCCGCCCCGGGGCCAGCCTTCGCGCTACGCAAGCGGGCCGTGAGCATCATCGGCCTGGATCGCTACGTGGCCGACGGCATCCTGACCGCCGGGCAGGCCGAGTTCCTGCGCCGCGCCGTGCGCGAGCGGCAGAACATCCTAATCGCCGGCGGCACCAGCACCGGCAAGACCACGCTGGCGAACGCGCTGCTGGCCGAGATCGCCGCCACAGGCGACCGCGTGCTGGTGCTCGAAGACACCATCGAGCTGCAATGCGCGGCCCGCGACCATGTGCCGCTGCGCACCCGCGCCGGCGTCGTCACCATGACCGAGCTGGTGCGGGCCACGATGCGCCTGCGGCCTGACCGCGTGATCGTCGGCGAGGTGCGCGGCGGCGAAGCCCTCGACCTCATCAAAGTGTGGGGCACCGGCCACCCCGGCGGCATTGCG
The sequence above is drawn from the Hyphomicrobiales bacterium genome and encodes:
- a CDS encoding CopG family transcriptional regulator — translated: MSQYRLNLFIQPEHAQRLDELAAKKGVSKSSIVAAALASWLSPDAGDQREAAIAKRLDRLSRQTERLERDQNIQIETLALFIRYFLTVSTPVPEAHQDAARAQGKVRFEQFVEQLGRHLLRGRSLVRDVVEELHPDPMQMDDAAAMASAHERTAERAS